DNA sequence from the Actinomycetes bacterium genome:
GGCCGACGCGGCCACTCGCGGCTGGGCCGTCGAGGTGCGCCTCTCCGCGGTCCCGCCCCACCCGTTCGCGGGCTGACCGCGCTGCGTTCCGAGCCGCTGTGGGGCAAGATGTGGCCCCGGGGACGAGCAGGGTCGGGACGCCGGCCCCGGGCCGGAGGAGGCCGACGCTGTACCAGAGGGACTACATCCTCCGCCAGGTCGAGATGGCCGCGCAGATGCTCGCGCGCATCCTCGGGCTGGCCAAGGGCGGGCGCCGCGACGAGGCGATCGGGCTGTTCGAGCAGGCCTACCAGCCGCTGGTGGGGGTGAGCGGGCGGGTCGTGGCCGCCCTGAGCGAGGAGCAGCTGCTGACCCTGCTCACCTCGGGATCGAGCCCCGACCCCCGCCGGGTCACGGTCGCCGTCGAGCTGCTGGTGACCGAGGCCGACCTGCTGGCCGAGGCGGGCCGGTCGGCCGACGCCACCACCCGGTACCGGCGTGCCCTGGGCCTGGCCGCCTACCTGGCCAGCCACACGGGGAGCCTGCCGGACCCGGCCCTGGCCGCGCGGCTGGTCACCCGGGCCGGGCACCTCGACCTCTCCCCGCGGCAGCGCCTGCACCTGTGCCGCCTGCAGGAGGCGCTGGGACGCTACGCCGACGCCGAGGACTCGCTGTTCGAGGTGATCGACGACGACCCGGACGACACCGCCGCGGTCGACGAGGGGATCACCTTCTACCAGCGCCTGCTGGCCAGGGAGGACGCCGAGCTGGAGGCCGGCGGCCTGCCCCGCGACGAGGTGCGGGCCGCCCTGTCCGAGCTGCTGCGCAGGCAGGTCGGCTAGCAGGGCGCCGGCCAGCGGGCCTGTGAGCACCATTCATGCAGCTCAGAGCCATGCTCGCTCGAGGGTGCGGCCGGCAAGGCCGATCTCTGCCCCAACGGCCACAAGCTTGGAAGGCACATCCGGGTTCTCCCCGCGCGGAGGCGGGTACCGGGGGAGCGAGTGTCACGACGGCAACGAGCGGGAGACTGGGCTATGGCGCTGGTTCGCTGCGACCGCCGCGCCACCGAACGCGACGAGGCCGCGATCGCCCGCTGGCGCGCCGAGGAATGGCCCAGGATCAAGGGGGCGCTCGAGCGCGGCGCGTGGCTCTGCTTCCCGACGAGTCCGGCGTCTCGCTGATCCCACCGGTGCGGCGCACCTGGGCGCCACGCGGGCAGACGCCGATCCTGCGGCACCGGGGCCACTGGAAGCGCGCCTCTTCCGTCCGCGGATCGGGATCCGCGGCGTACCTTCTTCCGCCGATAACGGGAGGATTGGTCAGCGCGGCGCCGGCTGCCAGGCGGGCCGGGAGACGACCGCCTTGCCGGTGGGCAGGCAGGCCGCCCCCGTTCCGTCGGCGCGCGCGACGAAGATGCTCCCGTCGCGGACGAAGGCGAGGCGGTCGCCCGTGGGCGACCAGGACGGGGCGGCGTCCCGCCGGCCGTTGGTGAGCTGGCGGTCGCCGGTCCCGTCGGCGTTCATGACATGGATCGCGCCGTCCTTGACGTAGGCGATGCGACCGCCGTCAGGGGACCAGGCGGGGGCGTACTCGTAGCCTGGGGCGGTGGTCAACCGGTGGAGCCCGGACCCGTCGGCGTCCACGACGGCGACGTCCTCGTTGCTGGCGCCGGCGTCGGCGTAGGTCGCGAACGCCAAGCGGCGGCCGTCCGGGGACCACGAAGGGCCGGAGTCGGCACCGGCGGTGGTGGTGAGCTGCCGGAAGCCCGACCCGTCGGCGTTCAGGACGGCGAGGTCGCTGATGTCACCGCTGTCGCCCGCCGTGACCACGACGAGGCGGTGGCCGTCCGGGGACCAGGCCGGCTCGCCCGCGGGCCTGTCGGGGGCGATGTCCCTGCGGCCCTTGCCGTCGGCCCCGATCACGTTGACTGTCGGAGGCTGCTGGTCGTCGCCGGGCACCGAGCGGGTGTACGCGATGTGGGCGCTGTCGGGCGACCAGGCCGGCTCGGCCTGGCTCGCGTCGTCGCCGCCGACCCGGCGCAGCCCGCTGCCGTCCGCGCCCACCACCCACAGCTGCGTGGTGTCGCCGCCGGCCGCGAACAGCAGGCGCCCGCCGCCTCCCGGCAGCGGCCGGCCACCGCGGCACGGCGGAGACTGGGGTCCGAACGGGTCGCCACCGGGCACGGGCACCGTCGGGTGGTGCTGGAGGGTGCTCCCCGCGACCGCCGGCTGGGCGCCCTTGCGGGTCAGGGTCAGCTCGAGCTCGACCACGCCCCGGTCGGCGATCCGGAAGCCGAGCAGGCTGGGCACCTGCAGGCCGAAGTCGGCCCGGCGGATCTCGAAGCTGCCGGCGACCTGGATCGTTGGGCCGTCCCAGCGGGCCTCGAGCGGGACGGTGACCCGCCGGGTGACGCCGTGGAGGGTGAGGTCGCCGGGGAGCTGGACGTGGACGACCTGGCCGCCGCCGACAGTGCCGAGCGGTACCTGCCCGCCCAGCTTGAAGCGGGCGGTCGGGAAGCGGTTGAGTTCCAGGCCGCGGTCGTGCATGGCGCCGTCGCGGGGTGGCTGGTCGGTGTGGAGCTCGCTCAGGTCGGCGGTGACCTCCGCGGCGGTCACCGTCCCGCGCGCGATCGTGACGGTCCCCGTGACCGCCGTCGAGCGGCCGACCACGTCGCTCGGGGCGGTGACGACCGTGAGCCGCTCGCGGATGCGGTAGCCGACGAACCCGCCCGCGTCGGCGGCGACTACCCACTCGCCGTCGGCGGTGCCCGTCGCCGGTGCCCGGTCGGGGGCCGGCCGCAGCCGCGCCGTGCCGGGCGTGTCCGCGGTCCGCGCCGCCAGCACCAGCCATCCA
Encoded proteins:
- a CDS encoding DUF6483 family protein, whose translation is MGQDVAPGTSRVGTPAPGRRRPTLYQRDYILRQVEMAAQMLARILGLAKGGRRDEAIGLFEQAYQPLVGVSGRVVAALSEEQLLTLLTSGSSPDPRRVTVAVELLVTEADLLAEAGRSADATTRYRRALGLAAYLASHTGSLPDPALAARLVTRAGHLDLSPRQRLHLCRLQEALGRYADAEDSLFEVIDDDPDDTAAVDEGITFYQRLLAREDAELEAGGLPRDEVRAALSELLRRQVG
- a CDS encoding YceI family protein, whose protein sequence is MPRLLKVGLVAAVAVALLLGGGWLVLAARTADTPGTARLRPAPDRAPATGTADGEWVVAADAGGFVGYRIRERLTVVTAPSDVVGRSTAVTGTVTIARGTVTAAEVTADLSELHTDQPPRDGAMHDRGLELNRFPTARFKLGGQVPLGTVGGGQVVHVQLPGDLTLHGVTRRVTVPLEARWDGPTIQVAGSFEIRRADFGLQVPSLLGFRIADRGVVELELTLTRKGAQPAVAGSTLQHHPTVPVPGGDPFGPQSPPCRGGRPLPGGGGRLLFAAGGDTTQLWVVGADGSGLRRVGGDDASQAEPAWSPDSAHIAYTRSVPGDDQQPPTVNVIGADGKGRRDIAPDRPAGEPAWSPDGHRLVVVTAGDSGDISDLAVLNADGSGFRQLTTTAGADSGPSWSPDGRRLAFATYADAGASNEDVAVVDADGSGLHRLTTAPGYEYAPAWSPDGGRIAYVKDGAIHVMNADGTGDRQLTNGRRDAAPSWSPTGDRLAFVRDGSIFVARADGTGAACLPTGKAVVSRPAWQPAPR